Within the Stenotrophomonas sp. 610A2 genome, the region CTGCGCGGCGTTGTAGCTGCGGAACAGCGCGCCGGGCTGGCTGAAGTAATCGTTGTCGTCTTCGCGGAAGTTCCAGAAGTCGGCATCACCACGGATCTTCAGTGCCGGCTCGCGGTACTGCGGTTGTTCCTGCCACTGGCCATAACTGTTGGGCTCGTAGTGCGGCAGGCCACCGTAGTTGCCATCGACGCGCATGGCGCCATCGCGGTGGTTGCTGAAGACCGGGCAGCGGGCAGCATTGACCGGAATCTGGTGATGGTTGACGCCCAACCGGTAACGCTGCGCATCGGTGTAAGCGAACAGGCGGGCCTGCAGCATCTTGTCCGGCGAGGGGCCGATACCCGGCACCAGGTTGCTCGGTGCGAATGCCGACTGCTCCACGTCCTGGTACCAGTTGACCGGGTTGCGGTTGAGTTCGAACTCGCCGACTTCGATCAGCGGGTAATCGCTCTTCGGCCAGACCTTGGTCAGGTCGAATGGATGGATGCGATAGGTCTCGGCTTCGAGCTCCGGCATGACCTGCACGAACAGCTTCCACTTCGGGAACTCGCCACGCTCGATCGCCTGGAACAGGTCACGGCCGTGGCTTTCGCGGTCCTTGCCGACCAGCACTTCGGCCTGCGCATCGGTCAGCGCCTGCACACCCTGCTGGGTGACGAAGTGGAACTTCACCCAGAAGCGCTCGCCGCCCTCATTGGTGAAGCTGTAGGTGTGCGAACCGAAGCCGTTCATATGACGGAAGCTGCGCGGGATGCCACGGTCGCTCATCACCACGGTGACCTGCATCAGTGCTTCCGGCAACAGGGTCCAGAAGTCCCAGTTGTTGCGGGCGCTGCGCAGGTTGGTGTGCGGGTCACGCTTGACCGCCTTGTTGAGGTCGCCGAACTTGCGCGGGTCACGCAGGAAGAACACCGGCGTGTTGTTGCCGACCAGGTCCCAGTTGCCTTCCTCGGTGTAGAACTTCAGTGCGAAGCCGCGGATGTCGCGCTCGGCATCGGCGGCGCCACGCTCACCGGCCACGGTGGTGAAGCGGGCGAACATTTCGGTCTGCTTGCCCACCGCCGAGAAGAGCTTGGCGCGGGTGTATTTGCTGATGTCATGGGTGACGGTGAAGGTACCGAATGCGCCAGAGCCCTTCGCATGCATGCGGCGCTCGGGAATGATCTCGCGGTTGAGGTTGGCCAGCTTCTCCAGCAGCCACACGTCTTCCATCAGCAACGGGCCGCGGGGGCCGGTGGTCTTGCTGTTCTGGTTGTCCACCACCGGCGCACCGAAGGCGGTGGTCAGCGGCGTTACCGGCGCGTCGCCATGCTGCTGCTTGGGGGTGGTGCTGGTGTCACGCTGCGACTGCGCGGCCTGCTCGGGGGAGGGGGCGCTGTGGTACGGACAGGTCGGCTTGGTGTCGTTGCTCATGGCTGGCTCCTGCTGGCGTTGGGGTTTTGCTCCCACCGACTGTAACCACCGAACCGTTAAATGAATAATCAAATGAAACGTTCGCTCTGATAGGACTTACCTATTGCTCAGCTCGCCCGGATAAATGCGCTCTGTTGTTGGTGAGTGGCAGTTCCACCGCCTGCCAGCCGTTATGCTGGGCAGCTGCCTGTCCCGGATACGGATCTGTCCATGAGCCAACGCGCCACCCGATTGCTGCACCTGCTGGACGAATTGCGGCGCCGCCGCACGCCGGTGCGCGGGGCTGAACTGGCACAGCGCCTGGAGGTGAGCCTGCGCACCCTTTATCGGGATATCGAGGCGCTGCGCGGTCAGGGTGCGGAGATCGTCGGCGACCCTGGCATCGGCTTCCAACTGCGGCCGGGATTCCTGCTGCCACCAATGATGTTCTCGGCCGAGGAATTGGAAGCCTTGATGCTGGGCGCACGCTGGGTTGCCTCACACGGTGATCCGGAACTGGCAGCTGCGGCCGGCACGGCCTTGGAGCGCGTCACCGGCGTGCTGCCTGAAGCGTTGCGCCTGCAGGTGGAAACCAGCGGCCTGTTCGCACCGCATTGGCACGGCGTGCCGCCGGAGCCGTGGTTGCCTGCACTGCGCCGCGCCATCCGCGACGGCAATGCGGTGCGCATCCATTACCGCGATGCCGAGGGCAGGGCCAGCGAGCGGATGATCTGGCCGTTCGCAATGGCGTTCATGGCCGACGTACGTGTGCTGGCGGCGTGGTGCGAAATGCGCAGCGATTTCCGCCACTTTCGTGCTGACCGCATGTTGGCGCTGGAAGACACCGCGCAGCGTTATCCGGCACAACGCCATCAACTGCTGAAGCGCTGGCGCGCGGAGTGCATGACGGGAACGTGATGTGTCACTGCTGACAGCAGCTGTCAGCAGCCCCTGCGCACACTGTCGGCTCCTTACAACGCAGGTGCCTGACATGACCGATACGCTTACCTTCTACAGCCATCCACATTCGCGCGGCCGTATCACCCGTTGGATGCTGGAAGAAACCGGTCTGCGCTATGACGCGGTGATGCTTGCGTACGGCACCAGCATGAAGTCCGCGCAATACTTGGCGATCAATCCGATGGGCAAAGTGCCGGCCTTGCTGCAGGGCAAGACGGTCATCACCGAGAACGCGGCTATCTGCCTGCACCTGGCTGATCTGGCGCCGGCGAAGGCCTTGCTGCCACCGGTTGGCAGCCCCGAACGTGGTGAATGCTACCGCTGGGTGTTGTTCGCGGCCGGGCCGCTGGAGGCCTTCGTCACCGATCGTCGCCATGGTGGGCTGGCTCCGGCGATGGAAGCGGGTTACGGCACCGCCGAGGACCTGCTGCATACGCTGGAAACCGCGGTAGCCGGCAAGCGCTATCTGGTGGGTGACAGCTTCACCGTTGCCGACCTGTATATGGCCTCGTTCCTGAGCTATTACATCCGCGTGGGTGAGCTGGAGGCCAAGCAGGTATTCACCGACTACTGCGCTGTGCATCTGCAGCGGCCGGCATCAGTGCGTGCGGGGCAGTTGGATGATGCGCTGGTCGCGGATGTGGGAGCGGCGTAAGCCGCGAGGCTGGGATTGCTCGAAAGGCGGAAAGAGCCAACCCCTCCCCAACCCTCCCCTTGGCCTTCGGCCAAAGGGAGGGAGTAGAAGCCGTAGTGCCGAGCCATGCTCGGCAGTGGGCGGTACCAGGAAAGCCCCTTGCCGAGCATGGCTCGGCACTACAGGTGGGGCTTCTTGCCGAGCATGGCTCGGCACTACAGGTGGGGCTTCTTGCCGAGCATGGCTCGGCACTACAGGTGGGGCTTCTTGCCGAGCATGGCTCGGCACTACAGGTGCTGCGGTCAGATCAACGACTTCACCCGGTACAGCGCTTCCAGCGCCTGCTTCGGCGTCAGCTCATCCGGATCGATCGCCTGCAATGCATCCAGAGCCGCTGAATTCGGCGCGGCAAACAAACCAAACTGCTG harbors:
- a CDS encoding catalase, with product MSNDTKPTCPYHSAPSPEQAAQSQRDTSTTPKQQHGDAPVTPLTTAFGAPVVDNQNSKTTGPRGPLLMEDVWLLEKLANLNREIIPERRMHAKGSGAFGTFTVTHDISKYTRAKLFSAVGKQTEMFARFTTVAGERGAADAERDIRGFALKFYTEEGNWDLVGNNTPVFFLRDPRKFGDLNKAVKRDPHTNLRSARNNWDFWTLLPEALMQVTVVMSDRGIPRSFRHMNGFGSHTYSFTNEGGERFWVKFHFVTQQGVQALTDAQAEVLVGKDRESHGRDLFQAIERGEFPKWKLFVQVMPELEAETYRIHPFDLTKVWPKSDYPLIEVGEFELNRNPVNWYQDVEQSAFAPSNLVPGIGPSPDKMLQARLFAYTDAQRYRLGVNHHQIPVNAARCPVFSNHRDGAMRVDGNYGGLPHYEPNSYGQWQEQPQYREPALKIRGDADFWNFREDDNDYFSQPGALFRSYNAAQQQRLFENTARALGDAPDFIKQRHIDNCNKADPAYGAGIAAALQKLAAAAAPADPFAPPPHPGSDFPTATPGAEDIEL
- a CDS encoding helix-turn-helix transcriptional regulator, giving the protein MSQRATRLLHLLDELRRRRTPVRGAELAQRLEVSLRTLYRDIEALRGQGAEIVGDPGIGFQLRPGFLLPPMMFSAEELEALMLGARWVASHGDPELAAAAGTALERVTGVLPEALRLQVETSGLFAPHWHGVPPEPWLPALRRAIRDGNAVRIHYRDAEGRASERMIWPFAMAFMADVRVLAAWCEMRSDFRHFRADRMLALEDTAQRYPAQRHQLLKRWRAECMTGT
- a CDS encoding glutathione S-transferase family protein encodes the protein MTDTLTFYSHPHSRGRITRWMLEETGLRYDAVMLAYGTSMKSAQYLAINPMGKVPALLQGKTVITENAAICLHLADLAPAKALLPPVGSPERGECYRWVLFAAGPLEAFVTDRRHGGLAPAMEAGYGTAEDLLHTLETAVAGKRYLVGDSFTVADLYMASFLSYYIRVGELEAKQVFTDYCAVHLQRPASVRAGQLDDALVADVGAA